The Priestia megaterium NBRC 15308 = ATCC 14581 region ATTTCTTTCCCGATCATGCAAAAATATATCGTAGCTACTATGAAAAATATCCGTTTGACTACATAATCGGCTCTGTCCATCAAGTTGATGAAGTCAGCATCTTTCATAAAACGCGCTGGGAAGGCCTTTCTCAGCAAGAAAAGCAGCGCACGAAAGAAACGTATTATCAATTGATCGAAGAATCCGCCCGAAGCAGAATGTTTCAGATTCTTGGCCATATTGATGCCATGAAAGGATTCTATCCTTCTTTTTCTTCTATTCAGACAGCTGTTATTGATCAAACGCTAAAAGTGATTTCAGCACATGACATTGCCATAGAAGTGAATACATCAGGCAAAACCAAAGACTGCGGAGGCTGGTATCCTGCAGACGATATTTTGGAAAGAGCTCTGCACTACGGGGTACGCATGACATTTGGCTCCGATGCTCATGATCCGGAGCGCATTGGCGACGACTTTGAACTCGTAAAAAAGCGCCTTAAAGAAATCGGCTTTAAGGATTGGGTCTTTTTTAGACAGAAAAAAATGCAGGTGACACCTTTGTAAAACAGTAAACTTAAATACAAATACAAATATGCCTGAAGACACGCAGATGAAGGAACATCCCGTGTTTTCAGGCATGTGTTTTTCACCGAGAAACTTTGACTTTTGTAGCTGAAGATAAATCTTCTCCGTTCGTTTCAATTACTTGTTGTTTAGGCACCATTTTTTCATCGTCCAGACCTATCCTTATAGTCCCTCTACTATCTCCAACACTACTAATTTCCTACATAAAATAACCACATTTCATTTCAATTGTGCTACATTTAACTAAAAATGATTTCTTAATGAGGGACACGATTGTGAATTTAGATTTAACAGCTTATATAACGCTTATCTGTACGTCCGGTGTTCTTAATTTATACTTGTGCTTTTACGTGTTTATTAAACGTCACCACTACAGCAATATTGCGCATTTATTTATTCTTCATACAGGTTTCACCGCTATTTATTGTATGGGTGCGGCCTTTAGCTTACTATCTGTTAATCTTGAGGAAATGAAATTTTGGACCGTCGTTCAATACGTGGGCATGCCTTTTTCGCCTCCTGCAGGGCTGCTGTTTGTTATGCAGTATGTCGGCATAAAGGTAAGGAAAAAGCATATTTTTGCGCTTTTCATCATTCCTTTTATTAGTTTGATCATGGTCGCAACAAATGACTGGCATCACCTTCATTACCGCGTGTTTGAAATTGACCCAGTTTTAGGTGCTCCTTACATTCATCAAGAAATTGGACCATGGTATACGATTCACGGCATGTTCATCTTTTCGTCTATGTTCGTTGCTTTTTTGCTCGCCGTTTACCGCTGGAAAGAAACAGCCAAAGCTTACCGCCTGCAGTTAATTGCATTAATGGTCGGGCAATTAGTCCCTATCGTCACAGCTTTTGTCTATTTAATGGGCTTTACGCCGCAGGGAATTGATCCAGTTCCTATGGTTTTATGGGTTTCTTCTTTTTTATATTTATGGTCCATTAACTCATCCCGTATGTTTACAGTTATGCCCGTTGCGAAAGATGCGATATTTAACAGCATTAATGACGGTGTTATCGTGCTTGATGAAGCTTACAGATTAATTGAATTTAACTTAGCGTCGAAGAACATGTTTCCGCAGCTGAAAAAAGCGATGTTTGGAAAACGGTTTGCTGATATTTGGTTCACGCTATCGGGCAGTTCATTTCCTTTTACATTCGAAAATAAAAACAGCAGTCAAGAGCTGCAGCTTTTTTTCGCGGACCAATCTCAGTATACGTATCAAGTTCGCACCTCTCCTTTGCAGTATGCTAACAACAGTCACGGGTTGCTGCTTATTTTTACGGATATCACGGAGCTAAAAAGACTTCAGCTAAAGCTTGAAAATCAAGCTTATTACGATGAGCTGACGCAAATTTATAACCGCAGGGCATTTTTTCAGCACAGCAAGCAAGCGTTCGAAGAAGCAAAAAAGTCTGCATCTTCTTTTACGCTTCTTATACTTGATATTGATTATTTTAAAAAAGTGAACGATACGTATGGTCATTATACCGGCGATCAGGTGCTTGTACATGTCGTAAAAGCCTGCCAGTCCGTATTACCGCAAGGAGCGCTTTTTGCTCGGTACGGCGGTGAAGAATTTGTACTCACGCTAAAGGGCTATACATCATCAGAAGCTGAGGTCCTTGCCAATCAGCTTCGCAGGCACGTTGAGACTCAGCCCTTACGTATCAATGAAGAAACCATTTCTGTTACGCTAAGCCTTGGAGTAGCCCAAGCAGCAAAACAAGAAAACGACACGTTGGATGACCTTTTAAATAAAGCAGATATTGCTCTGTACGCTGCCAAACAAAACGGACGCAACCAAGTACGTTTGTATGAAGAGAAAAAAGAAATGCTAAAAAGAACCTGAACATCATTGTTTCGGTTCTTTTTGCTTTTGACTAATATTCTTTCATTTATCAAGTAAAAGGGCTAAAAGACTTGATTTTGTTTATGTATTTGAAAACCGCTCATCTTATAAACTGTATGTAGATCAAAAAAAGGAGAGATAGAGATGAAGATTACACATATTCGAAATGCTACCTTACTTGTTGAATACGAGGGAAAAACGTTTTTAATTGATCCTATGTTAGCGGAAAAAGGAACTTACCCCCCTTTTTCAAATTCGAGCAGACAAGATCAAAACAACCCTTTAGTGAACTTACCGATATCCGTTGAAGAAATTATTGCTGATGTAGATGCGGTTATTGTTACTCACCTCCATTTAGACCATTTTGACGATGCCGCTAAACAGGCGTTACCAAACGATATCAAAATGTTCGTTCAAAATGAAGAAGATGCCGCAGTAGTAAAAGAAGCTGGTTTTAAAAATGTAGAAGTACTTACGCAAAACACGGTTTTTGAAGGCGTTGAATTAATCAAAACAAAAGGCGAGCACGGAAGAGGAGAAATTTTAAAGCGTACTGGTTTAGTGTGCGGCGTTGTTTTTAAACATAAGAGTGAAAAAACCCTCTATATAGCTGGAGACACGGTATGGTATGCCGCTGTTGAAGAAGAAATCAACACCCATCAACCGGATGTCATTGTCGTAAATGGCGGTGATAATCAGTTTTTAGAAGGCGGTTCTCTTGTAATGGGGAAAGAAGATATTTACGAAGTATACAAAGCAGCTCCTAAGGCTACGATTATTTCTGTCCATATGGAAGCTGTAAACCACTGGACGCTATCAAGGGAAGAATTAAAAGGCTTTATCAAAGAAAAAGACATGACATCTCACGTCTTTGTTCCAGATGATGGCGAGGTTTATATTTTTAAGTAGAAGAGATTGAGACATAACAAAATCATTCCAATGTAAAGACGGACAAATGAGATCGCATGAATCGCTCGCTTATGACACCGCCGTTGATTTCCGTGCAAGACTACGCTTTCCGCGGGCGACAGATGAGCCTCCTCGTCGCTTGCGCTCCTGCGGGGTCTCATCTGTTCCGCTTTTCCCGCAGGAGTCTTCGCCTTGCCCTCCAATCTACGGCTAGAAGTAACTAAATTGAGTAAACCTACCTTCCCTCTGCCAATAAAAAATTCGACCGATTCATCGTTCAGGTCACCCTTCAACTAACATACTTTTGCCCCAGCCTCTTTTTATAGCCGTTTCATTTATCAAGTAGTAGTCGTAGTAGCAACCGCTGAAGTGCTCGCAATAACCGCTAGCATAGCCGCTTGCTGAGCTTGAATAATAGTTTCAATCGTTGTATAGATGCCCGTTTCGACCAGTCTAGAATCCTTCAGCTTTTCACTGATAACCAAATTAACCGCCAGCATAACATTGATGTCTTTCTGCCATTTAAAAAGTTTGTCTGCGTTTAGCTGTTTCACTACTTCATGGATGGTTTCAATTTCAGTTTCTGGTTTTTCAAATAGTGCTAATAAGCCAATGACCGGGTAATGCATCGCTTTCACTTTGATACCTGCCGATTCACAGGCTTCTTTTACAGATACGCATATTTCAATAAGGGTATCCGCATGTAGGTTTTTATCGATTGCGAGAATATGACTTAAAAATTGAAGGTCATTTCCTTTTTTAAATCCATGCTGCCCCAATGTGGTATAGAAGTGTTCAATTTCATGCATCAAATCATCAACAGACTCGCTCGTTTCAGCTAATAAAACGGCAAGAGGTACATCACCGCTTGATGTAAGGAAGAGATGCTTTTTTTTCATGCCTTGATAAATTTCTACTGACCTTCGAACCGTTTCTTTATGACTTCGACTTGACTCATTCGACAGCATAGCGGAAGCCGCGATATACGTAAATGCGCCTCTCGTAAACCCGCCTTGTACCAATTGATCATATACATCCAGAAATACATGAAACGTTTCTTTTGGATTCTCATAGCAGGTATCTAGCATGGCTGCAATCGTAAACCTCTGCGATGATTTTAATGTAGAAAACATTCCTACTTGATTTTTAATATAGTCACTTAACTCAATATAAGGCTGAAGCTGAAGCGATTTGCCTTTCACTACATACATAGAAGCGATAGCCATAAACTGCTTCGGATCTGCCACTTTCCATTTGAGTTCATTTTTTAAGCTGATATAAAAACCTCTATACTGATCTACTTTTTGTTGAATCGTTTCCGGTAGCATATCAACACGTCCTTTATTCGTCGTTAGCTTATATACGCAACACTTCAATAAAAGTTTCAATATTTGGTAAATACGCCGTACATTTATGACAATACGAAAAAGACCCCCCAATATTCCGAGGTCTTTTTCATTCAGTTCTACCTATTAACCTCTTCCCGCTTGGAAAGAAGGATATTTTGTCATACCGCCATCAGCAAATAGTGTAATACCTGTTACGTAGCTTGCTTGTGACGATGCTAAGAATGCTGCAACTGAGGCAATTTCTTCCGGATTGCCGATGTAGCCCATTGGAATCATGCTTTCTACGTCTGCACGCTGTTCCGGATCTGCGAATTTTTCAGCGTTGATTGGCGTATCAATCGCGCCTGGTCCAATGTTATTTACGCGAATACCTTTTGGCGCATATTCAAGAGCCAACGTTTCCGTCATTAGCTTCATACCGCCTTTACTTGCTGCATAGTGAACAAATAGTGGCCAAGGAATCATTTCGTGAACGCTGGACATGTTAATAACGTTTCCTTTAATGTCATTTTCAACAAAATATTTAATCGCTTCGCGGCTTCCTAAAAATGCGCCCGTTAAGTTTGTATCGATTACTTGATTCCAGTTTTCTAATGATAATTCGTGAGAAGGAACCGGGTTTTCAACACCTGCATTATTAATCATAACGTCTAATGTGCCAAATTCTTTAACAGCTGTCTCTACAAGGTTCACAACGTCTTCTTCTTTGGTTACGTCGCCTCGAACAATAATTGCTTGACCGCCAGCTTGTTCAATTTCTTTTTTTACTTCTAGCGCTTCATCTTCATTGCTGCGGTAGTTTACAACCACTTTTGACTGCTCTTGGCCAAAACGAACCGCCATTGCGCGACCCAACCCTTTTGATCCACCTGTTACAACTACTACTTTATCTTTTAAATCTGTATACATCTTGAAGTCCTCCTAATTTTTCTGCCTGATATGTCTTGCTATACTGTACTAATTATAAATACAGTTTAGGTTTTAAAAAGAGAATAAACATTTCTCTATCTCTTCTTTCTTAAACTGTCATTCATTTAAAAAGTAACAAATTCACTTTTGCCTCTTTTCGTTACTTATCGTAACTAAGAGAAATAAAGTAGTCAAACTTTTTGTTTTATCATTCTTATTATTTATTTTTATCACTTACTCTCTTCATCTCTATTTCCCGCAGGATATGGTTTCACACTTCCCATTAACCCCACTTCAAAAGTTTAAACTTTTTCCCTTGCAATTCTTAAATCAATGTATTATATTGTTGATGTATCAATTATTGATATGTCAAACAATTGTCCGCAATCGAAAATATAGGAATGACAATAAATAAGTTTAACGCCTAAAAAGAAAGGAATAATGACTATGACTATGACTACAAAAGACTTTAACGAAATTGCTTTAAAACGCCGTTCAATTAAAAATTATGATCCTTCAGTAAAAATCAGCCGTGAGGAAATGGAGGAAATTCTTACAGAAGCTATGCGCGCTCCTTCTTCTGTTAATATGCAGCCGTGGCGCTTTGTTGTAATTGAAACGCCGGAAGGCAAAGAAAAATTAGCTAAACTTGCGAAATTTAACAGTGAACAAGTTCATACATCTTCAGCTGTTATTGCCGTGTTTGGTGACATGAACAACGTCGAATATGCAGACGAGATTTTCGGAAAAGCAGTAGAGCTTGGCTATATGCCTCAGGACATTAAAGAACAGCAGCTAAATTTCTTTAAGCCGATCTACGAAAACATGCCAAAAGCAGATATGAAAGACATCGTGCTAATTGATTCAGGTCTTGTATCTATGCAGCTTATGCTTGTTGCTCGCGCTCACGGATATGATACAAATCCAATCGGCGGATACGAAAAACACTTAATCGCAGAAGAATTCGGTTTAGATAAAGAACGTTATCTTCCAATTATGCTTATCTCAATCGGGAAAGCGGCAAGCGAAGGCCATGCTTCTTACCGTTTACCGGTCAATACGGTTACAACTTGGAAATAAGCAGTAGCTAGTTCTATTTAGTAAATAAAGGGCTAAAATTGTGAAGTAAAAGGAGATTTTCTGATGAATAACTATCAAGAACTTACAAAAAAACAGCTTTCATTCTTTAATAGCGGTAAAACAAAAGACGTTGCGTTCCGTATCGAAACGCTAAAGAAATTAAGAGAACTTGTTGTACGTCATGAAGACGACATTTTAAAAGCAGTAAAAGCTGACCTTAACAAACCAGAATTTGAAGCAAAACGTGCAGAAGTTGGTCTTGTGCTAAGTGAAATCGACTTTGCAGTTGAGAATCTTGCAGAATGGACAGCGGCAAAAGAAGTAGAAACACCATCTACTCACGCAGGAGCAAAAAGCTACATTTATCAAGATCCATACGGTTTAGCTCTAGTGATTGCACCTTGGAACTATCCGTTCCAACTTGCTGTATCACCAGTAGTAGGCGCGATTGCTGCAGGTAACTGCGTGGTGTTAAAGCCTTCTGAATTAACACCTCATACGTCAAGCCTTCTTGCTAAGATGTTTAATGAAAACTTCCCTGAAGAACACTTGACGGTAGTCGAAGGTGAAGTGGAAACAAGCACGGCTTTACTAAAAGAAAACTTTGATTACATCTTCTTTACAGGAAGTACAATGGTCGGCAAAATTGTGGCAGAAGCTGCTGCTAAACATTTAACGCCTGTGACGCTTGAGCTAGGCGGAAAAAGTCCTACAATTGTACACGAAGATGCAAATATTGAAGAAGCAGCAAAACGCATTGCGCGCGGTAAATTTGCAAATGCTGGTCAAACTTGCGTAGCGCC contains the following coding sequences:
- a CDS encoding DUF4003 family protein, whose translation is MLPETIQQKVDQYRGFYISLKNELKWKVADPKQFMAIASMYVVKGKSLQLQPYIELSDYIKNQVGMFSTLKSSQRFTIAAMLDTCYENPKETFHVFLDVYDQLVQGGFTRGAFTYIAASAMLSNESSRSHKETVRRSVEIYQGMKKKHLFLTSSGDVPLAVLLAETSESVDDLMHEIEHFYTTLGQHGFKKGNDLQFLSHILAIDKNLHADTLIEICVSVKEACESAGIKVKAMHYPVIGLLALFEKPETEIETIHEVVKQLNADKLFKWQKDINVMLAVNLVISEKLKDSRLVETGIYTTIETIIQAQQAAMLAVIASTSAVATTTTT
- a CDS encoding sensor domain-containing diguanylate cyclase — its product is MNLDLTAYITLICTSGVLNLYLCFYVFIKRHHYSNIAHLFILHTGFTAIYCMGAAFSLLSVNLEEMKFWTVVQYVGMPFSPPAGLLFVMQYVGIKVRKKHIFALFIIPFISLIMVATNDWHHLHYRVFEIDPVLGAPYIHQEIGPWYTIHGMFIFSSMFVAFLLAVYRWKETAKAYRLQLIALMVGQLVPIVTAFVYLMGFTPQGIDPVPMVLWVSSFLYLWSINSSRMFTVMPVAKDAIFNSINDGVIVLDEAYRLIEFNLASKNMFPQLKKAMFGKRFADIWFTLSGSSFPFTFENKNSSQELQLFFADQSQYTYQVRTSPLQYANNSHGLLLIFTDITELKRLQLKLENQAYYDELTQIYNRRAFFQHSKQAFEEAKKSASSFTLLILDIDYFKKVNDTYGHYTGDQVLVHVVKACQSVLPQGALFARYGGEEFVLTLKGYTSSEAEVLANQLRRHVETQPLRINEETISVTLSLGVAQAAKQENDTLDDLLNKADIALYAAKQNGRNQVRLYEEKKEMLKRT
- a CDS encoding histidinol-phosphatase, giving the protein MKADLKFDFHTHHDRCGHARGTIRDYIEASIDKGLDIIGISDHSPYFASEEDQPYPHIAMGKSAFSGYVAEILKLKEEYKEKIEVLLGVESDFFPDHAKIYRSYYEKYPFDYIIGSVHQVDEVSIFHKTRWEGLSQQEKQRTKETYYQLIEESARSRMFQILGHIDAMKGFYPSFSSIQTAVIDQTLKVISAHDIAIEVNTSGKTKDCGGWYPADDILERALHYGVRMTFGSDAHDPERIGDDFELVKKRLKEIGFKDWVFFRQKKMQVTPL
- a CDS encoding nitroreductase family protein; its protein translation is MTTKDFNEIALKRRSIKNYDPSVKISREEMEEILTEAMRAPSSVNMQPWRFVVIETPEGKEKLAKLAKFNSEQVHTSSAVIAVFGDMNNVEYADEIFGKAVELGYMPQDIKEQQLNFFKPIYENMPKADMKDIVLIDSGLVSMQLMLVARAHGYDTNPIGGYEKHLIAEEFGLDKERYLPIMLISIGKAASEGHASYRLPVNTVTTWK
- a CDS encoding MBL fold metallo-hydrolase, which gives rise to MKITHIRNATLLVEYEGKTFLIDPMLAEKGTYPPFSNSSRQDQNNPLVNLPISVEEIIADVDAVIVTHLHLDHFDDAAKQALPNDIKMFVQNEEDAAVVKEAGFKNVEVLTQNTVFEGVELIKTKGEHGRGEILKRTGLVCGVVFKHKSEKTLYIAGDTVWYAAVEEEINTHQPDVIVVNGGDNQFLEGGSLVMGKEDIYEVYKAAPKATIISVHMEAVNHWTLSREELKGFIKEKDMTSHVFVPDDGEVYIFK
- a CDS encoding aldehyde dehydrogenase codes for the protein MNNYQELTKKQLSFFNSGKTKDVAFRIETLKKLRELVVRHEDDILKAVKADLNKPEFEAKRAEVGLVLSEIDFAVENLAEWTAAKEVETPSTHAGAKSYIYQDPYGLALVIAPWNYPFQLAVSPVVGAIAAGNCVVLKPSELTPHTSSLLAKMFNENFPEEHLTVVEGEVETSTALLKENFDYIFFTGSTMVGKIVAEAAAKHLTPVTLELGGKSPTIVHEDANIEEAAKRIARGKFANAGQTCVAPDYILVQRNVKDELLANLKQVVTNTYGKDVSQNLDFPHVVSQKHFDRLSSFLTNGDIVFGGKTDRSRLFIEPTVLDNISWEDNVMQDEIFGPILPVIVYDEISEVIQAIVKRPKPLALYLFSEDEAVQDHILNSVSFGGGSINDTINHMTSHYLPFGGVGDSGMGAYHGKASFDTFSHAKSILKRSNK
- the gdh gene encoding glucose 1-dehydrogenase, with protein sequence MYTDLKDKVVVVTGGSKGLGRAMAVRFGQEQSKVVVNYRSNEDEALEVKKEIEQAGGQAIIVRGDVTKEEDVVNLVETAVKEFGTLDVMINNAGVENPVPSHELSLENWNQVIDTNLTGAFLGSREAIKYFVENDIKGNVINMSSVHEMIPWPLFVHYAASKGGMKLMTETLALEYAPKGIRVNNIGPGAIDTPINAEKFADPEQRADVESMIPMGYIGNPEEIASVAAFLASSQASYVTGITLFADGGMTKYPSFQAGRG